The nucleotide sequence AAATTGATACCATCGTATTTCAGTTTCCTCAAAAAATGATGACTGGAATCCCCAGCAATTCATGGATACCGGTGTATTCCCATCGATCTCCAAGACATCCTCTCCCATTCTACTGATAACCTTCTCCCCTTCTCTTGCTATCTTTTCCCTTTCCGTCATTCCCGTCAACTCACCGTGTTCATTGGAAGCACACACCCCACGGTTTACCATCCCATGTTTTGACAATACATTCTTAAGGGCATAGCCCACCATACAATGCTTATTTGGCTCTTGATTACTTCCAAGAAAATCACCCAACTGATCAATGGCTTCCTTACCATAAAAATCATCTGCATTGATCACGGCAAAAGGTTCTTGTATCACATCCTTGGCACATAAAACCGCATGAGCCGTTCCATAAGGCTTGGTCCTTTCTGGATTTTGATAAGCTGCAGGAACTAGACTGCTGAGGGACTGGATGACAAATTCCACCTGGATCTGATCCTGGATTTTATCCAAAAAGCGCTCAGACACCAAGTCAAGGATTTCTGCCCTTACGATAAAGACCA is from Echinicola marina and encodes:
- a CDS encoding nucleotidyltransferase family protein, whose product is MHSTKPTLLILAAGMGSRYGGNKQIDGFGPNNETILEYAIYDAIQAGFGKVVFIVRAEILDLVSERFLDKIQDQIQVEFVIQSLSSLVPAAYQNPERTKPYGTAHAVLCAKDVIQEPFAVINADDFYGKEAIDQLGDFLGSNQEPNKHCMVGYALKNVLSKHGMVNRGVCASNEHGELTGMTEREKIAREGEKVISRMGEDVLEIDGNTPVSMNCWGFQSSFFEETEIRWYQFLEDNKNNPKAEFYIPTVVNELIEEGKASVNILEGGKTWFGVTYPEDKEFVEESLRDLHQKGVYPEKLWKKESVVEK